The following are encoded in a window of Carboxydocella sporoproducens DSM 16521 genomic DNA:
- the mnmH gene encoding tRNA 2-selenouridine(34) synthase MnmH, with protein MVKEIEIAEALKLTNAIFVDIRAPKEFQEATIPGAINIPLFNDEERAEIGTIYKQISPEQAKLRGLEIAGPKIYSLVKEVKEKAGDKIPVIFCWRGGHRSKFFAYILNFMDINCLRLIGGYKAFRRLVHRYFSSADLPGAIVLYGNTGTGKTEIINKLLIERNLPAIDLEKLANNRGSVFGAIGLGEQPTQKNFEGLLFQHLMKVEQSHNFFIVEGESKRIGRLLLPEKFFTTMQTGHKVLIYASIETRTKRIVETYLKNYWNDPEQRMELSAAVNRLRQRLGNEKVKTLLEMLFEGNLDEFARILIEEYYDQVYGFPNHPDPEFDVCISSDNINECVEELEKYFRRIAHV; from the coding sequence ATGGTTAAGGAAATAGAAATAGCAGAGGCACTTAAACTAACTAATGCTATTTTTGTAGATATAAGGGCACCGAAAGAGTTTCAAGAAGCAACCATACCTGGTGCTATCAATATACCACTTTTTAATGATGAAGAAAGAGCTGAAATTGGTACTATTTACAAACAAATTTCCCCTGAACAAGCTAAATTGCGGGGTTTGGAAATCGCTGGACCCAAAATTTATTCGCTGGTAAAAGAGGTAAAGGAAAAAGCAGGCGATAAAATTCCTGTAATTTTTTGCTGGCGTGGAGGTCATAGGTCAAAGTTCTTTGCTTATATCTTGAATTTTATGGACATAAATTGTTTGCGTTTGATTGGTGGATATAAAGCATTCCGTCGCTTAGTCCACAGATATTTTAGCAGTGCAGATTTACCTGGGGCAATTGTGCTTTATGGAAATACGGGCACAGGCAAAACTGAAATAATTAATAAATTATTAATAGAAAGAAATCTGCCGGCTATTGATTTGGAAAAACTAGCCAATAACCGGGGCTCGGTATTTGGTGCCATTGGTCTAGGAGAACAACCAACCCAGAAAAACTTTGAAGGCCTATTGTTTCAACACTTAATGAAAGTGGAACAATCCCATAACTTCTTTATTGTAGAAGGGGAGAGCAAACGGATTGGCCGTTTATTATTACCGGAAAAATTTTTCACCACTATGCAGACTGGACACAAAGTGTTAATTTACGCTAGCATAGAAACCAGAACCAAAAGAATTGTAGAAACATACTTAAAAAATTACTGGAATGACCCTGAACAGAGAATGGAATTATCTGCAGCTGTAAATAGATTAAGACAACGCCTTGGCAATGAAAAAGTAAAAACTCTTTTGGAAATGTTATTTGAAGGTAACTTAGATGAATTCGCAAGAATATTAATTGAAGAATATTATGATCAGGTCTATGGATTCCCCAATCATCCTGATCCTGAATTTGATGTATGTATATCCAGTGACAATATCAATGAGTGTGTAGAGGAATTAGAGAAATACTTTAGGAGAATAGCTCATGTCTAA